In the Flavobacterium sp. J372 genome, one interval contains:
- a CDS encoding PhoH family protein, whose protein sequence is MNERTIELDGIAPKDFWGAQDAHLETIKKYYPKLKIVARGTTLKAFGEAEILDEFEKRFKRLMLHFSRYNNIDDNVIERVIQSDSQVEQMDPSDKILVHGVGGKLIKAMTPNQQKLVDYMAKNDMVFAVGPAGTGKTYTGVALAVKALKEKQVRRIILTRPAVEAGENLGFLPGDMKEKLDPYMQPLYDALRDMIPPQSLEDYILKGIIQIAPLAFMRGRTLDNAFVILDEAQNTTHSQMKMFLTRMGKNAKFMITGDPGQVDLPRRTTSGLKEALLILKNVEGVGIIYLDDKDIVRHRLVKKIIEAYKSIENHD, encoded by the coding sequence TTGAACGAAAGAACTATCGAACTTGACGGCATTGCGCCAAAAGATTTCTGGGGTGCACAGGATGCCCACCTTGAAACCATAAAAAAATATTACCCAAAACTTAAAATTGTTGCCCGCGGAACCACACTGAAAGCTTTCGGCGAAGCAGAGATTCTTGATGAGTTTGAGAAACGCTTCAAACGCCTGATGCTGCATTTTTCGCGCTACAATAATATTGATGATAATGTTATTGAGCGCGTGATACAAAGCGACAGCCAGGTTGAGCAGATGGATCCGAGCGACAAGATACTGGTGCACGGCGTTGGCGGAAAGCTCATAAAGGCCATGACGCCCAACCAGCAAAAGCTTGTGGATTATATGGCGAAGAATGATATGGTGTTTGCCGTTGGCCCTGCAGGTACCGGTAAAACCTATACAGGAGTTGCCCTTGCCGTAAAAGCGCTTAAAGAAAAACAGGTGCGCCGTATCATACTTACCCGCCCCGCTGTTGAAGCCGGTGAAAACCTGGGGTTCCTACCGGGTGACATGAAGGAAAAGCTTGACCCGTATATGCAGCCGCTTTATGACGCACTGCGCGATATGATTCCGCCGCAGTCGCTTGAAGATTATATATTGAAAGGCATTATACAGATTGCACCGCTTGCCTTTATGCGCGGGCGTACGCTTGATAATGCTTTTGTAATTCTCGACGAAGCGCAGAACACCACTCACTCACAGATGAAAATGTTCCTTACCCGTATGGGCAAGAATGCCAAATTTATGATAACGGGCGACCCAGGGCAGGTTGACCTTCCGCGCCGTACTACTTCCGGGCTTAAAGAGGCGTTGCTCATCCTGAAAAATGTTGAAGGCGTAGGCATTATTTATCTTGACGATAAAGACATTGTGCGCCACCGCCTTGTGAAGAAGATTATTGAAGCGTACAAGAGTATTGAGAATCATGATTAA
- a CDS encoding S-adenosyl-l-methionine hydroxide adenosyltransferase family protein, which translates to MSVITLTTDFGLRDHFVGALKGKIISEYQEATIIDISHHVDLFNVPEASYIVGAAYSSFPKGTVHLIGVDCELTPETRHVAMQWNDHYFICADNGILSILTQKILPQKIVEINIHDRLPDGCVAMDVFVTVACHLAKGGALSVIGREIIALKETADLNAAPASDNSFIKGYIIYIDHFGNCVTNITKKMVKEVGKGRDFEITFSNKSIKSVKQRYSDFKVNDRYSLKDYEGEKLALFNEAGFLEIAIYKSNPLTVGTAKTLLGLKYRDAVQVVFK; encoded by the coding sequence ATGTCAGTTATCACCCTTACAACCGACTTCGGGCTGCGCGACCATTTTGTGGGTGCGCTGAAGGGTAAGATAATTTCTGAGTATCAGGAGGCTACTATAATTGACATATCCCATCATGTAGATTTATTTAACGTGCCTGAGGCCAGCTACATAGTTGGGGCGGCATATAGCAGTTTCCCGAAGGGTACTGTGCATCTTATAGGAGTGGATTGCGAACTTACGCCTGAAACCCGCCATGTGGCAATGCAATGGAATGACCACTATTTTATTTGTGCTGATAACGGTATACTGAGCATACTCACCCAAAAGATTCTTCCGCAGAAGATAGTAGAGATAAACATACACGACCGCCTGCCTGACGGCTGCGTGGCGATGGATGTATTTGTTACCGTGGCCTGCCATCTGGCCAAGGGTGGTGCGCTAAGTGTAATTGGCCGTGAAATAATAGCACTGAAAGAGACAGCCGACCTGAACGCGGCGCCTGCATCAGATAATAGCTTTATTAAAGGGTATATCATCTATATAGACCACTTTGGCAACTGCGTGACCAACATCACCAAAAAAATGGTGAAAGAAGTGGGTAAGGGCCGTGATTTTGAAATCACCTTCAGCAACAAGAGTATTAAGTCGGTTAAGCAGCGCTACTCAGATTTTAAGGTGAATGACCGTTACTCACTAAAAGATTACGAAGGGGAGAAGCTCGCGCTGTTTAATGAAGCCGGTTTCCTTGAGATTGCTATTTATAAGAGCAATCCGCTCACGGTAGGCACGGCAAAAACCTTGTTGGGGCTCAAGTACCGGGATGCGGTGCAGGTGGTGTTTAAGTAA
- a CDS encoding putative quinol monooxygenase produces MFVRIVKMDFHEDKIEPFLANFEQVKQHIRNFPGNRFLELYRDRNNPCIFFTYSYWEREEDLENYRKSDLFCEVWSYTKPFFKNKAEAWSVDKLVTLE; encoded by the coding sequence ATGTTTGTACGTATTGTAAAAATGGATTTTCATGAAGATAAGATTGAGCCGTTTCTTGCTAATTTTGAGCAGGTGAAGCAGCATATACGAAACTTCCCCGGAAACCGTTTCTTAGAACTGTACCGTGACAGGAACAATCCGTGCATATTCTTCACCTACAGCTATTGGGAGAGGGAAGAAGACCTTGAAAATTACCGGAAGTCCGACCTGTTTTGTGAAGTTTGGTCGTACACAAAGCCATTCTTCAAAAATAAAGCGGAAGCCTGGAGCGTTGACAAATTAGTCACCCTTGAATAA